A section of the Bacteroidota bacterium genome encodes:
- a CDS encoding putative metal-binding motif-containing protein, which translates to MVYLIGGTSYSGISGIKSDSSRGYSDYWIVKIDQFGNVIWDKTIGGENTDQIEYVIEGGSNIYTVGSSNSNLSGEKNENSMGGDVIYYSDYWILGLSKDSVFNTEECNNLDDNCNGLADEDLMVYKLYIDGDSDGFGNYEIDTLSCFSEIDGYVSDSTDCNDLDPDINSDEIEVYNGIDDNCNDIIDEGVNLINEIIETQFIIMPSITSDNVTIKII; encoded by the coding sequence ATGGTATATTTAATAGGTGGAACTTCTTACTCAGGAATTTCTGGAATAAAAAGTGATTCATCCAGAGGGTATTCTGATTATTGGATTGTTAAAATTGATCAATTTGGTAATGTTATATGGGATAAAACGATTGGTGGTGAAAATACAGATCAAATTGAATATGTGATTGAAGGTGGAAGCAATATTTATACGGTTGGAAGCTCCAATTCTAATCTCTCAGGCGAGAAAAATGAAAACTCGATGGGAGGTGATGTCATATATTATTCAGATTATTGGATCCTAGGACTAAGCAAAGACTCTGTATTTAATACTGAAGAGTGTAATAATTTAGATGATAATTGCAATGGGTTAGCTGACGAAGATCTAATGGTTTATAAATTATATATAGATGGAGACAGTGATGGCTTTGGTAATTATGAAATTGACACTTTAAGTTGTTTCTCTGAGATAGATGGGTATGTTTCAGATTCTACGGATTGTAATGATTTGGATCCAGATATAAATTCTGATGAAATTGAAGTTTACAATGGAATAGATGATAACTGCAATGATATTATTGATGAGGGGGTTAATTTAATAAATGAAATTATCGAAACTCAGTTTATTATTATGCCTTCCATAACTTCAGATAATGTGACAATTAAAATCATATGA